The Hahella sp. HNIBRBA332 genome window below encodes:
- a CDS encoding glycosyltransferase family 39 protein has protein sequence MNSRAGSQWMKWPLMRAKANSFPVIMLIATALIALSFSLRVGGLEARALTIDEATIASFVEGVLDKGYPYIYVSTMEVPLATYELVPYFLALSVKLGGFSEFTLRLPALLFSTGVLGLIFWISLRRFGLAAAIIAGLLYSLSTWSIYWSQNAFHPAQTQFFTLLTATAVYHLLQQERVRLRFALLVWALFTVTYLSWEGSGFLLPVMAVIVLIFKRDNLTWIFQRNLWVMYLLVILTLVAQGVRRVALQQPHLMLGSGKGDVSLPQLGFLKDSWEPGFYFINFFGMETHLITGAVYLLGVYYAWKRPTLRFYYLVFLITLLCLSNFLLFYNAHYVFFIYPFFIISVGAILTFLIKDVTRLTARVKAPAATAIASFNLAALLLMAVMSMNSNLIHFYSIGNLGHLGFRSDYRDGFAGVDYRKVSATLKQGYREGDKVISMAPMPTKLYSGITPDYFLQTITDRKIVYDRNLDSPFYRDKFLGTVVLRSDRELQDVLNQNNRVWLVASPWNAMTLVIDADTLQFVQRSMRVVDESYDARLFLWQK, from the coding sequence ATGAACAGCCGCGCCGGGTCGCAATGGATGAAATGGCCGCTAATGCGCGCCAAGGCTAATTCCTTTCCGGTGATCATGCTGATCGCCACCGCGCTGATTGCTCTCTCTTTCAGTTTGCGCGTAGGCGGCCTGGAGGCGCGCGCGCTTACCATTGATGAAGCCACTATCGCCAGTTTTGTAGAAGGTGTGTTGGATAAGGGCTATCCCTATATCTACGTCAGCACCATGGAAGTACCGCTGGCCACTTACGAACTGGTGCCTTACTTTTTAGCGCTATCGGTCAAGTTGGGCGGCTTTTCCGAGTTCACCCTACGTCTGCCGGCGCTGCTATTCTCCACTGGCGTATTGGGTCTGATTTTCTGGATCAGCCTGCGCCGATTTGGCTTGGCGGCGGCGATTATCGCCGGGCTCTTATACAGCCTTTCAACCTGGTCCATTTACTGGTCGCAGAACGCATTTCACCCGGCGCAGACGCAGTTCTTCACTTTGCTCACCGCCACGGCGGTCTACCATCTGTTACAGCAGGAACGGGTTCGTTTGCGTTTCGCGTTATTAGTCTGGGCGCTGTTCACCGTGACCTATCTGAGCTGGGAAGGCTCTGGGTTCCTGCTCCCAGTCATGGCCGTCATCGTGCTTATATTCAAACGGGACAATCTGACCTGGATCTTCCAACGCAATCTCTGGGTAATGTATCTGCTAGTGATTTTAACCCTGGTCGCACAAGGCGTGCGCCGGGTGGCGCTGCAACAGCCGCACCTGATGCTGGGCTCCGGCAAAGGCGATGTCAGTCTGCCGCAGTTAGGTTTTCTGAAAGACAGTTGGGAGCCGGGGTTTTACTTCATCAATTTCTTTGGCATGGAAACGCATCTCATCACCGGAGCCGTATATCTTCTCGGCGTTTACTACGCGTGGAAGCGTCCGACACTGCGTTTTTATTATCTGGTGTTCCTTATTACGCTTCTGTGTCTCAGCAACTTTTTGCTGTTTTACAACGCCCACTATGTGTTTTTTATCTACCCGTTTTTCATTATCAGCGTCGGCGCCATTTTGACGTTTCTGATAAAAGACGTAACGCGCCTCACCGCCCGGGTGAAAGCCCCCGCAGCGACGGCGATCGCCAGTTTCAATCTTGCAGCGCTCTTATTGATGGCGGTGATGTCGATGAACTCCAATCTGATCCATTTCTATAGCATCGGCAACCTGGGACATCTGGGATTTCGCTCGGATTACCGGGACGGTTTCGCCGGCGTGGATTACCGCAAGGTGTCCGCCACATTGAAACAGGGCTATCGCGAAGGCGATAAAGTCATCAGCATGGCGCCGATGCCAACCAAGCTGTATTCCGGCATTACGCCGGATTATTTCCTGCAAACCATTACCGATCGCAAGATCGTCTACGACCGTAACCTGGACTCGCCCTTCTATCGGGACAAATTCCTGGGCACGGTGGTGCTGCGCAGCGACAGGGAGCTACAGGACGTACTGAACCAGAATAATCGGGTCTGGTTGGTGGCCTCCCCCTGGAATGCGATGACGCTGGTCATCGACGCGGACACCTTGCAATTCGTCCAGCGCAGCATGCGCGTGGTGGACGAGAGTTACGACGCCAGACTCTTTTTATGGCAGAAATAA